The following DNA comes from Salvia splendens isolate huo1 chromosome 17, SspV2, whole genome shotgun sequence.
tggtaaaaCTGAAATTTGATTATTATCGTGGGACAAATCAAAATAacaaatgtgacttttattgtaaaaaaaatagtaaaattttatagaagaaattattttttgttatttgtgTTACTAGCTACAAGTTGGTGAGACATCAACTTGTGTTGCCGTTAAACGTGGTACAATTGAAATCGAATCATTTCATTTCACTCATTTTTTAATATGAAATGTGGAATTATTTAAACGAATCTTAATAATGTGCAATAGAAAATAAGGTCAACCTAAAAGATGAAAAGTCATGATAATGTTATTGTTTAAGTCATTATGTTGAGAGAAAAACGATATAAGCTATAGTAATTTGCATCGTCGTGTGGACAAAAATGCCATTTTTCACATTTTTGTTGAAAGTAATAGTAACTTTCTTGTTAGACGGTGAAATAGTAAATGTGGGTTTTTGTATGATAACTAGTATTACACCgaactaaaatattttaaaaacattaattttagattataacttaatttaaaaaatttagaaaCAATATCATAAAAATTGTAGGAAAAATATAAGTAATAATAACAAAGAATTATACaactaaaacatactaacaaacttgaaataattaatacatcaaattataaaaaacttGGGAGAACTATGAGTCATAATAAATGGATGAGGAGCATTTGAAACAACTATCATTCAAATTCGgcatttgaaaaaaatgatccACTCATATCACTATAAACTACAAATCTAATTTATAATTACAACATTATTTCATAATCAATAAACAtatcataaaaatttaaaaatatattagaatcaataaaaactaaaaatatcttcagtactaatatttatataaaagaaatatataaataaatattagacCAATTCAAATtaagttatttatattttattatatattcaataactaagatgacacgtttccttttttggaaactttatctctccaattaatacacgcaactactttttctcactcctattaaaatattcatctttctttctctctctattttaatacttacatccACCTTTTCTCactccaattaaacactttaaccaataactcataaaatcccgtgccggctaagaaatgtgtcatcttagccgggacggagggagtaataatttgtTACCGTTGCCggcaaatataaattaattaattgatatttgagatattaaacatgagaaataataaatataagtCATATTCGCAACATAGATCTAAGCatgcaataattaattatttattgaagACAATCAAAATCGAAGATTTCAATTAATCAGTGATACGAGCCTTTTTTCTATTaagtattaattagtttagatatattagggatttgcatatcctttcttatatttgtttcttgttccctaagctagtattctagtattataaataggagagcttgttatcatatttAGGCATCCaacaatgaatcaatgaatatattattttggccaaatgcctcgagttatgctttgaatccgtaattccctacgctacctgctgcccgatggaaggtctccgcgcacagccggaacgtatatctgatctatagccgcgcacagccgcccagatctttatctccgtcgaccctcacgggcgccggattatctttatctcgttattgtccgttttatcggatcgttagggatttaggtccttaacaactggtgctttcatcgtgatctcaccctcgccgagctctagccgccggacaactctacttctgcaacgcctgacgggaaggattcccgcgtgccgcgtcgaagtcagccgatcatcatccaccacagccacgcctcaatccgtcaacatgtcatatgACTATCACCGTCGTCAATACGACCCTCCTCAGGTCGTTCAGCAGTTACATCCTTACCAGCCGATCCGACCACGACGTGCAACCTGCTGGGACCCTCCGGGCAGCCGCGATCCACCGGGTATTCCGCCCTATGATCAGCGGCCACCCAAGTACAGGCGTGAACCCTACGGTTCGCCGCAACCTCACCAAATGGGGTCTATTCAGACACGCCGCCCCACCTGTTGGGATCTTCCCGGTACCCGACCACTGCGGAGTTTCCAACCTTATGACCCACCACAGTCAAGGCAGCCTTcgtgttgggaaccaccgccccTCTGTGCATCGCAAGGATACTCGGATTATGAACCCGTTTCCAGTAAACTAGATCGCGTTTTGGACAGATTGGACAAATTTGATGCTTGGAGAGACGCCACAGATCGCCGCTTCGAGATGCTTGAGAAGTATCCGAGGCGACACCAACATCTTCATAATGGCCGCGCCGAGCAGCCTACATACCAGTTACCGCAGTCCGACCGATTTTTTAGTCACGGCACAACTCCGTTGACTGCCGTTGCCCCGCCACGGTCCGGCTTCACGCATCGGCCACAACAGTCCAGCAAGTTTATTGATTCGGGGAAGCAGCGTGGTCTACccaatactcccacgatagtattcggtgatgatgttcacAATGACActaccgatgttcacaatgatggcgcttctcttgatgttccaaataACGAGTCCCCTGAAGAGTTCGTCAGGAACgaagggattgtcaagaacgacaatgagtcaCCGCACGTGCTCACCGTGGCATATGATGATAAGATTGGTGATCATGTTGTTTCATCACACAGGGAATTGGTGATAAAGGATGACGTTGGGATTTTGCTTCAGGAAAcgttgctagaagataaagaggaggatggttctattggtgaagtggagaagataatcgcctcactcaatgttgttcaagtgtcatccaaaaatgttgttggaaattgttggggcaagaaaggagattgtgcttacaccgatttgccagtaattgcttgtgtctatgtggatttgaatgtcggtgatgttccaagtatgaatcatcgatcaacatcgctcgacaaagatgcaaggttgatccctccgagtaatgacatgccatgcttgagcattctgggaggcgtggacaagcttttcgatttggcaaggaatttttccgacaaagttgagtctcctttgttgattttttatggaggtgaTAAAGGGAGACATTCAGCTGTTCGATAtatgtttgatccaggaggagacgtctagctaaagcttttgctttcaactctcgtccttagttcgtggttcccaccttgaggacaaggtggattttaaccgtgggggagttgatacgagccttTTTTCTATTaagtattaattagtttagatatattagggatttgcatatcctttcttatatttgtttcttgttccctaagctagtattctagtattataaataggagagcttgttatcatatttAGGCATCCaacaatgaatcaatgaatatattattttggccaaatgCCTCGAGTTATGCTTTGAATCAGTAATTCCctacgctacctgctgcccgacggaaggtctccgcgcacagccgggacgtatatctgatctatagccgttgcccgacgggttggaacccgcgcacagccgcccagatctttatctcgttattgtccgttttatcggatcgttagggatttaggtccttaacaatcAGTGACTTAGTAATTGCTGCGTTGTGATAGCTGGTTCAAATATTAGTTGTATGAGTTCCATCAAATGATATCCAAGTCGGATCACAGGCTTTGCATTGAtattttagttgtttttttgtattttaagtACAAGTTGCtggttataatcaaatttaaagCTACTCTATAGCCAAAGACACCGGGGATCAATTCTTGTATTTTGTATGTGGTGCTTTTGGCTGCAAACTtgtttaatgcaaaattgaaagAATAATCGTGAATCTAGGGTGAAATATAATGTAAGGAtggcattttttttgtttgtgggTGAACAAATGAGTTCAAtaaataatagataaaatatcaacaaaagagtAAAATACTCAATCtgttataatataataattttcacTGTTTCTTTATATTAACATATTGTagtacaaatatcaacaatttTCACTGTTTCTTTATATCAACATactgtattacaaatatcaacatagtgaCATGAGAATCTCAACACAAatattagaaaatatcaacacaaagattgTTTAATGCATTTATTGAAATAAAAGCTgcttatcaacatatatgaaaattgaaataaaaattataaaatttcatcattcaatcatCGTTGGAATATATGCAATTTAGATCTTGTTAGAATACATATGAAATTACctttattttgatatattttttacgaaaaaataatttaaatcaagagaGTCACGTAAATTTACAATTTTAAGATAATTTGAAGGAGAGAGAAATTGGTTAATTTTATGTATAAGAATTGATATTAAGATTgcttactaatttttttaatttaaaatataatccacgtAACATTATTACCACCACTAGATCTCTTAAATAATGGCTAAGATTTAGTCTTATTTTCCTATAGcatagttagcaattgatcataaACTATAAACTTATGAGTAGTTTCTATCcacactattttttttttctttttaattcacGACGGTTACAGATCCACGCTAAGTGTCTCGAACCCGACTTATTAGTTGGCCTAACCAAAATTAAGTAATAATGGTAGAGTCATAACACAGATGCTAGAATCACACGTACCATTGTAATCAATCATCATCTATATACATGTATTACTATTGCTAAATATGATCTCAAAATCCCAAAAATCAAACATTAGGATTCACACATAAATCTGCTGTGGTCAAAATCTCGGCTGGCTGCTTCTCACTGCCGCAATCAAATCCTGTACAAGTTTCCTTTCTTCAACCTGAGCTACTTATACTGCTTGCAGAACTTCATTTCCGTCCTTTTTCGTCGtcttgggaggatatttcatAGCCTTTACACGAAAAACAGCCTGCACAGATGGACACCGAGATGAATAAATAACCCTGACATAATCGGATGGGCTCATATGAGGCCAACTCCATACCTTCTTATCAGCCCCAAACTCTATCACATCGGTAGGCCGAAAACGAGTAGGCAGGTTAGGGGAGACACGATACCGCCTGCCTTCATTGCTGCCAAATAAACATGTTTTAACATTATCAGATTGCTATTCTCTATGAggttattcttatcttatagccCGGACTTTCATCTCATATCGTCCTTTTAGCCCAAGTTTACAAATATTACACGTACTATCTCCGTTGTTCACTTAATAGTCGCATTGTATAGACAAATTAAACCAGCTTCGGGGGGATGAAGTAAGCAACGAGATATGTTATGCTACATCTGCTAAAAAACTCAGGCTAGGAAGGTCATCATGGGATTAGAGTTCGAGCTATAATGTAAGAATAACGGCTATAATGTAAGAATAACGTCTCTTTTATGAGAATTAGCACGAGATTGAAGTCCCTACTCAGAAATCCAAGTCCCATACTCACTCCTCAAGTCTGTCAGGTAAAACGCGCCGTCTTTGCAACTTATACGAGCATGCATTTTAGATACCTACAAACTTCTCTTGTTGAGAACACAAGTGGTAAAGACGAAATCGAAACATGTTCAACAAGGGAAGAGTCTCACATGAGCTGATGGTATAGCTATTGACACTCCTGGGAAGTCCGGATGCGGTACACTCCTAAGATGAGAAAAAAGTTACTCGTTAAACCCTAAACCATAAATATGTGAACGTGGATTGGGGCAAGATGTATGCATGCCCGATCAAGTAAGGGTTGTTGTCATCTCTGTTCAGGAATATAGTCTCAGATGCTACAGTCGAATCTCCAATTGGAAACAGAAACCAACTGGGTACGAAAAGTAAAGGTGAGCTAATCGGATGGAGATAGAAGTGTTCAAAATATGGGGTAAAACTTACTCTGCATCGAGAGCTCGCTCTAAAGCATCATCGTATGAGAACCATTCCCGTAACTGGTCACTAGCCTTCACGACATGCAGAAGAACAAGTTAGCTATTGGAAATTGCAACGTGTCAAGAAGAGCTATATTGTTAAGAAAGGAAAAGATGCCAGAAGATAATCACAGTTATACTCCTAAATTATACTCCAAGAATAGAATAAGAAATTTGATATTTGATTGATACTATACCATAATTACACATGTATCAAACCCTATATAATAGGGCATCTCTGCAGTAATACAAATCATCAAATTATCGAATACATTACTTCTCTATTCTTCAATTATGCCTAATATCCCattcaagatggtatcagagcaggggtGAGACTCAGAGTAGTCTCATCACTGTCTCGGACCAATCTCAAACCTTCCGGCCAAAATCCGGCAGACCCTGAAAAACAAAACCATGTCAGACAACGACGAACCACCAAAACCAACGGAAACAGAGCAATTCACTCGAACGTTTGCCAAATTCATGCGTGTGAGTATCGCAAAAAATCAGAACCAAATAACAAACCCCATAACTCCAGATCCAACACCATACAGAATCGATTCCTCGCCATTAGTTATTGCAGAGAAAATAAATGGCGACAACTATCCCCAATGGTCTATCCTTATGAAAGCAGCAATTGGCGGAAGGGGGATGATGTCTCACATCACTGGAGTCCCCCCCTCCCCCCCGAAAACCGACCAAGCTTTCAGAAGGTGGCAACAAGCTGACCATTGCGTATTCACATGGCTAACCCAGAATGTAGAACCAAGGCTGGTGAGTCGATTGACTCAATACCCAACAGCCAGGGACATATGGGTGAGCATCGAGGTCACATATGGCAGTGGGAGTGACAAGATCCAAGTATATGACCTTTATGCAAAGGCAATCACATTAAAACAAAAGGACGAACCACTGGAGGAAATCTGGACCAAACTAAACGATTTATGGATCTCCATAAATCGGAGGCATCCAAATCCGATGAAACACGCAGAAGACATAGACATATACAACACAGAGAAACAAGAACAGAGGCTATTCCAGCTATTAGTCGCCTTAAATAGCAAATATGAAAACATCAAGAAGGAAATCCTAAGAACAAAGCCACTTCCTTCAGCCGAAGCGGCGTACGCCATTCTCCGGCGAGAAGATGTCCGATCGAGTGTCCTCCAGACAGAGGACTCCGACACACAAGGGATCGGGGCAGGTCTGGCCGTGACCAATCAAT
Coding sequences within:
- the LOC121774331 gene encoding zeaxanthin epoxidase, chloroplastic-like, whose translation is MVLFFRASDQLREWFSYDDALERALDADWFLFPIGDSTVASETIFLNRDDNNPYLIGSVPHPDFPGVSIAIPSAHVSKMHARISCKDGAFYLTDLRSEYGTWISE